The Candidatus Bathyarchaeota archaeon genome contains the following window.
TTTTCATTTGTAGATATAATTATATCATAGTTCCTTAGCCATTCATCGGATCTATCAAAATCGCCTGTTGAAATAACAATCCTTAATTTATTTCCATCTCTTCTCAAGTCTTCATATTTTAAGAATTCATCATATTTCTCGCTTGCCAAAGCTTTCAAAGGCGTTAAGTAAACAGCTTTACCTCCTTTTTCAAGAATATTTTTTATAATACATAATTCAGCGATCAGAGTCTTCCCACTGGCTGTAGGACTAGCTAGAACTAAATTTGATCCTTCCAGAACTCCAACGTTAACAGATTCTACTTGTGGTGGATAAAGTCGATCATAACCATCATTCAATAAGATCTCTTTAACATCATTAGGAATTGGAAGATCTCTGACTTTCAATATACTCAACTTCCAAGAAATAAGTCTAGAGAGAAATCCACATAGGATTAAGTTTCATATTTTATCAAACAGACGTTCTTCTTACATATCCAGGTTTAGGTGAATATAGAACCCCTTCCTTAATGAGTTGATTTATTAAAACCTTAGCTTGACCTTCTTCAATTTCATGTTTGGTTGATAATTCTTGATAAAGCGTATTTTCTTCAACGCTTCCAGTATCCTTCTCTAAGGTTGCCACGAGGCTTATTATTGTCTGCATTTTATCTCGTTGACTTTTTGGTCTTCCAGTCATTATCACATCTATGTCCATTTTTCCAGTACTTGTATCTATACCGACATCTTGTAATGATACAGTCATGAGTCTAATTACCGCTTTAGTATCTTCCACATTGACCTCATCTCTCAAAAAGACTTTGGCCCTTGCTTCAGACAGTCTGATTAATGCTTCTAATTGTCTAGGAGTTATTGCAATAGGTGAATCAGTTGATTCAGAACCTGATCTCATAGTTAGATAGAAATTCTTTAGTTCGTTTATCGCTTCGTTTGATAGAACAGGATCGATTTTCTTTGCATAGCTGATGTATTTCCTCAAGAGCTCGAGAGCTATGGGTGCTTCTTCTGGTGAGCTTCTCAGCTTGTGTAATTCAAGTATATGTTCAGACATTTTTCCATCCATTTCAGCCTCGGGAATGTCTTTCATAATAAATATTAGATCGAATCTTGAGAGAATCGTTACGGGCAATTTTATATTTTCATTGAGATTTTTATACAAATCATACCTACCAAGCGTGGGATTAGCAGCGGCCAAAACTGCGCTTCTAGCATTTAACGTAGCTACAATACCTCCTTTGGCGATACTCACTGTTTGCTGTTCCATTGCCTCATGTATAGCAACCCGATCTTCAGGCCTCATTTTATCAATCTCATCAATTGCACATACGCCTTTATCAGCCAGTACCAAGGCCCCTGCTTCTAGGACGAATCCGCCTGTCTTTTCTCTTACAACAGCAGCAGTTAATCCAGCTGCAGTTGATCCTCGTCCACTTGTATAAAGCCCTCTTGGAGCTACTCGTGCTACATATTGCAATAATTGACTCTTGGCGGTACCAGGATCTCCAACTAAGAGAGTATTAATGTCGCCTCTTATAGTTACACCATCTGGTAATTGTTTTGCGATTCCACCAAATAATAGGTATAGAATCGATTCCTTCAAGTCCTCGTAACCGTATATCGAAGGGGCTATTGATCTTATCAATTTCCTATGCAACCATGGATCTTTTGATAATTCGATGATCTCACTCTCTTCTTCAGGGGTTATTTCAATTACTTCAGCTTCTTTTCCGATCACGTCTATTTGATTAGCATCAGTGAATATGTTGAAAGTTCTTGATTTACCGCCTCTAGCGATTAACTCTTGTCGAACTCTAATAATGCCGGGTATTGATACTCTATCCCCAGGTCTGGCTATATCAACCAAATCATCCGTAATGTTTATGTCAATTGATCTAGGCAATTGTCCTGGTGGCAAATCCTCTGGTTTTTCTTGAATTCTCAATTCTTGGGAGTTTATGAATTTGGATCCTTTTTCCATGAATTCAAATAATTTATTTTTACAATTGGAGCAGGCCCCAGGACCTCTCATAAATAATCCATTTTGTTGAACTGAAATTATTGTGTCGCATCTTCTGCATTTAAAAATAGCTTCAGTCAATAAAGGTTTGACTGGAGTTGACCTTACAACAATTCCATCTAACATAATCAGTTTGCCCATATGTTCTGAACCAATAGATCGAAGAGAGACCTTCTCTGGAAGCTTGCTGAATCTGACATTTATTTTTTCGATCTGCTCTGCATATTCTGGGTCCTCAACTTTCAGTTGAGCCATTGCAGCCCTATCTAAATATTCTAAAAACTCGTCTGGTTTTTCAATGATTTCTCTGGCTAAAGATGAATCAAATGATATTAGATCTTCAAAATCTATAATTAAGGACCTGCTATCTTTAATGGCCATTTGGGCCAATTTTCTTCTATATTCATCTTTCCCGCTATCGGTTTTGAATATTCTAAGAAAGTCTTGAAGCCTTTCTTCAGGAGTTGTTAATGAGGTCATTGGTTATCCTCCATCTTGATCAATCCATTTTTCCATTCATTTATGATTGAATTCAATATTTCATATAATTCGATTTCTTCAGCAGCCATATTCTCAATCATTTCGCTTGCACTAGCCGATGTAGCTGCAATTGAAATAATCTTCCTAACTCTACAGTTTACAATGTCCCTTGCTAAATTCATGGCTTTCTCATAATCCAACATTTTTGAAGAGTCTGTCTTACTTTCCTCATTCATCCTCCGAAGAAATCTTCTTAACATAAAAAAGAAATTCTTCTGTAGACTTGGGATCTGCCTTGAAGTGGGTATTGTCTCTCTCCAATGAATTTTTGAG
Protein-coding sequences here:
- a CDS encoding minichromosome maintenance protein MCM; the protein is MTSLTTPEERLQDFLRIFKTDSGKDEYRRKLAQMAIKDSRSLIIDFEDLISFDSSLAREIIEKPDEFLEYLDRAAMAQLKVEDPEYAEQIEKINVRFSKLPEKVSLRSIGSEHMGKLIMLDGIVVRSTPVKPLLTEAIFKCRRCDTIISVQQNGLFMRGPGACSNCKNKLFEFMEKGSKFINSQELRIQEKPEDLPPGQLPRSIDINITDDLVDIARPGDRVSIPGIIRVRQELIARGGKSRTFNIFTDANQIDVIGKEAEVIEITPEEESEIIELSKDPWLHRKLIRSIAPSIYGYEDLKESILYLLFGGIAKQLPDGVTIRGDINTLLVGDPGTAKSQLLQYVARVAPRGLYTSGRGSTAAGLTAAVVREKTGGFVLEAGALVLADKGVCAIDEIDKMRPEDRVAIHEAMEQQTVSIAKGGIVATLNARSAVLAAANPTLGRYDLYKNLNENIKLPVTILSRFDLIFIMKDIPEAEMDGKMSEHILELHKLRSSPEEAPIALELLRKYISYAKKIDPVLSNEAINELKNFYLTMRSGSESTDSPIAITPRQLEALIRLSEARAKVFLRDEVNVEDTKAVIRLMTVSLQDVGIDTSTGKMDIDVIMTGRPKSQRDKMQTIISLVATLEKDTGSVEENTLYQELSTKHEIEEGQAKVLINQLIKEGVLYSPKPGYVRRTSV